The Sphingomicrobium sp. genome has a window encoding:
- a CDS encoding flavodoxin family protein — MPLTAVAINCSLKKSAGEDSSTDAMIGLLVSELKKHGVEVLETIRIADYNVPPGVSSDEGEGDDWPDIRRRILAADIFIFGTPIWLGHMSSLAQRVLERMDAFLSETDERGRMPSYGKVALAAIVGNEDGAHHVTAGLFQGLNDEGWTIPAGASSYWVGEALHKTDFKDIPQIPDAVEQGAAMLASNAAHLANLLKGSAYPGVPQQQ; from the coding sequence ATGCCGCTCACGGCAGTCGCCATCAATTGCAGCCTCAAGAAATCCGCCGGGGAGGATAGCTCCACCGATGCCATGATCGGGCTGCTGGTCAGCGAGCTGAAGAAGCATGGCGTCGAAGTCCTCGAGACGATCCGCATCGCCGACTACAACGTCCCGCCAGGCGTCAGCTCGGACGAAGGCGAAGGCGACGACTGGCCGGACATTCGCCGCCGCATCCTCGCCGCTGATATCTTCATCTTTGGCACGCCGATCTGGCTCGGGCACATGAGCAGCCTCGCTCAGCGGGTGCTCGAACGGATGGACGCGTTCCTCAGCGAGACGGACGAGCGTGGCCGAATGCCGAGCTACGGCAAGGTCGCGCTGGCGGCAATCGTCGGCAATGAGGACGGCGCCCACCACGTCACCGCCGGCTTGTTCCAGGGCCTGAATGACGAAGGGTGGACGATCCCCGCCGGCGCCTCGTCCTACTGGGTCGGCGAAGCGCTCCACAAGACCGACTTCAAGGATATCCCGCAAATTCCCGACGCGGTCGAGCAAGGGGCGGCAATGCTCGCGTCCAATGCCGCTCATCTCGCAAATCTGCTAAAGGGAAGCGCTTATCCCGGGGTACCGCAGCAGCAGTGA
- the egtB gene encoding ergothioneine biosynthesis protein EgtB yields MNAPAAIRHSRLQERLRATRELTLALAEPLSDADATIQPFPDASPAKWHLAHTTWFFETFVLRDHESAYRPFDERYAFLFNSYYEAEGPRHARPRRGMLSRPSLDEIRAYRGHIDEALDRAFPSLPQAALELVELGINHEQQHQELFLTDILATLAENPLQPPYAELPPVACFATEPLSWHQGRTGVVEIGAADTSFAFDAERPRHQVLLSPHEIAGRRVTNGEWQAFVDDGGYSTPSLWLSEGWDWVQRESIAAPLYWRDDGKQFTLGGLRDIDWAAPVAHVSYFEADAYARWAGARLPTEFEWEDFAASADPMIGNQLDAAGAVVPRPGGGMFGDVWEWTLSAFASYPGFAPAPGAVGEYNGKFMCGQFVLKGASCATPRGHTRASYRNFFPPHARWQFTGVRLARDT; encoded by the coding sequence GTGAACGCGCCCGCCGCCATTCGCCATTCGAGGCTTCAGGAACGCCTGCGCGCCACGCGCGAGCTGACGCTCGCTCTTGCCGAGCCGCTCAGCGACGCGGATGCGACCATTCAACCCTTCCCCGACGCCTCGCCCGCAAAATGGCATCTCGCACATACGACCTGGTTCTTCGAAACCTTCGTGCTGCGCGACCATGAATCGGCCTATCGACCGTTCGACGAGCGCTACGCTTTCCTGTTCAACAGTTATTATGAGGCCGAAGGGCCGCGCCACGCCCGACCGCGACGGGGCATGCTCAGCCGGCCTTCGCTCGACGAAATCCGCGCCTACCGCGGGCATATCGACGAAGCGCTCGACCGCGCGTTCCCGTCCTTGCCCCAAGCGGCGCTTGAGCTGGTCGAGCTCGGGATCAATCACGAGCAGCAGCACCAGGAGCTGTTCCTCACCGACATTCTCGCGACGCTGGCCGAGAACCCGCTCCAGCCTCCCTATGCCGAGCTGCCGCCAGTCGCCTGCTTCGCCACCGAGCCTCTGTCCTGGCACCAAGGCCGGACCGGCGTCGTGGAGATCGGCGCCGCCGACACCAGCTTTGCCTTCGATGCCGAGCGCCCGCGCCACCAGGTTCTGCTTTCTCCGCACGAGATCGCCGGCCGCCGCGTCACCAATGGCGAGTGGCAGGCCTTCGTCGATGACGGCGGCTATTCGACGCCATCGCTCTGGCTGTCGGAAGGCTGGGACTGGGTGCAGCGCGAAAGCATCGCAGCCCCGCTCTACTGGCGCGACGATGGCAAGCAGTTCACGCTCGGCGGCCTACGCGACATCGACTGGGCGGCGCCGGTGGCGCACGTCAGCTATTTCGAAGCCGACGCTTATGCCCGCTGGGCCGGCGCGCGGCTTCCGACCGAATTCGAGTGGGAGGATTTCGCCGCCTCCGCCGATCCGATGATTGGCAACCAGCTCGATGCCGCCGGCGCGGTCGTCCCGCGCCCGGGCGGCGGCATGTTCGGCGATGTCTGGGAGTGGACGCTAAGCGCCTTCGCTTCCTACCCCGGCTTCGCGCCCGCGCCCGGCGCGGTCGGCGAGTACAATGGCAAGTTCATGTGCGGCCAGTTCGTGCTGAAGGGCGCCAGCTGCGCCACTCCGCGCGGGCACACCCGCGCCTCCTACCGAAACTTCTTTCCGCCTCATGCACGCTGGCAATTCACAGGGGTCCGCCTTGCTCGCGACACTTGA